TCGTTGTAACTGGCGCAAACCCTGAACTGGCCAGACGTGGGGAATCCCTGCTCCGCCAGCCAGGCAAGAAGTTTGGACTGCCTTTGCAGAGGCAAATCCGGGCTGTTGCTAACGCTGTAAAAGATGGCGTTCAGGTGGCGCTTCTTCGCCTCTTCAGGGTTTTTCAGCTTGATGGAGCCGGCAGCGGCGTTGCGCGGATTGGCAAAAGCCTTTTCTTCATTGGCTTGTCGCTCTTCGTTGAGTTTCAGAAAATCTGCCACGGGAATGTATATCTCACCGAGAATTTCGATGGGTGAGAGGTGTGAAATACTCTTCGGGATGGAGGATAGGGTTAAGATGTTTGGAGTTACCACCTCGCCGGTGATGCCGTCGCCGCGCGTTGTGGCATGGCCAAGTTCGCCGTTTTCAAAATATAGGTTGATGGAAAAGCCGTCGATTTTAAGCTCAGCGGTAAGGGTGGGGAAGAAACCAAGTTCGGAAGCGAGTTTGGTGCACCACTGTTCCAGTTCCTCCGTGGAATAGCTGTTGTCAAGGCTGTACATCCTCTGCAAGTGGGGGATCGTCTCCGCTCCCGGCCTCAGGTCGCTGCCCACCTTGTCCAGGGGCGATTTACCGCGCTCATCAGCCTCCAAAAGGGCTTCCATTTCTTTAAGCTGACGCGCCAGCTGGTCATATTCATAATCGCTTATGGAGGGATTGGCCAGCTCGTAATAGAGCAGGTTGTGGCGTTCTATCTCAGCCCGCAGCCTTTGAATTTCCCGTTTCAGCTCATCATTCATAAATCATAAAAGGCCGGACGTCGGTCTGAAAAAGCGTGGTTCAAGGGTGACACCTGTTTGTCAAAAGCGAGTTCGGGATCGATTTCACAGGTCCGCACCCCGGTTTCTTCCATGCTCATCCGGGTTAGGATCTCTCCCTTGGTGCCCAGGATCTGGCTCTGGCCGGTGAAATGGAGGCTCACCCCGCCGTTGCTTTCATCTCCGGTGCGATTGGAAGTGATGGAAAACACCCGGTTTTCCAAGCTTCTGGTGGTCATTGCCTGCTGGCACCAGGGCAGAACTAGGTTTGTGGGGTGGCAGATAATCTGAGCGCCTTTCAGGGCCAGGGTTCGCGCCGATTCGGGGAAGGTCCAGTCGAAGCAAACCATCATCCCCACCTGCACTCCATCCTTGGCTGGGAAAACGTGCAATCCGGTGTCGCCGGGGGTGAAAAAGAGCTTCTCGCGGTCAAAGAGATGTGTTTTCCTGTAAATATGGTAACTTCCGTCGGGATTTATCAGGGCAGCAGAGTTGTAGAATATATTCCCGCTCCGTTCGGCAAAGCCGTAAACGATGCTGAACCGGTTTTCCGAAGCCAGAGCGCTGAAAGTTCCGAAAGCCGCTCCGGAGGGCACTTCCTCGCCAACGGAGGCCACTTCCTCCAGAGAGGTGAAAACATAACCGGTGGCGCAAAGCTCAGGCAGCACTACAAGGTCTGTTTCCAGCCCGCTCAACATCTGTTTCAACTGCTTCAGATTGCCGCTCAGGTCAAGCAGACGGGGCTCATATTGCAGCACGGAAACCCTATAATTCATTCCTGCCCCCTTGTCCGAAAAGCTTCCAGACCTTGTTTTCTTCCAGCCATCAGAGCCATTCTACGCAAAACAGGCAAACTCATTTTGTCGCTCCCTAATTTCTACTTTTAACCAAAAAAGCTACTTCCGCCAATTCGGTCAAGTTCTTTTCAGATTCCGGCTATCCAGATAATTTCCTTGACGGAGGAGGGCGGTTCAAAAGACACGTTAACTTCCAAGAAATTCCTGATATTGAGGTATTTAATGTATTACGACGTGATGATAATCGGTGGCGGCCCCGCCGGGCTGAGCGCAGCTATCTACGCTGCCCGTGGCGGCCTGAAAACCGGTCTGTTCGAAAAAGGGATAATCGGCGGCCAGATCAACGTGACCGACGAAGTGGAGAACTATCCCGGTTTTCCGGAACCGATTTCAGGCTTTGAACTCACCGATAAAATGCGCCAGCAGGCCGAACGCTTTCAAGCCCATATAATTGACGAAGAGGTTACCGCCATTGGTCTGGAGGGGCTTTGCAAGATAGTAGAAACCCAAGAGAATAAATACCGCGCCAAGGCTTTGATCGTTTGCACCGGCGCCCATCCCAGACTGCTCAACGTGCCGGGGGAAGAGCGTTTCACCGGCCGCGGCGTATCCTACTGTGCTACCTGCGACGGCGCGCTCTATCGGAACAAAGTGGTGGCAGTGGTCGGCGGAGGAGATTCCGCCATCGAAGAGGGGCTTTTCCTAACCCGCTTTGCCTCCAAAGTGATCGTGATCCACCGCCGCGATGAACTCCGTGCCCAGAAGATCCTTCAGGAGCGCGCTTTCAAGAACCCCAAGATAGAATTCATCTGGGATTCTGTTGTTAGGGAAATCCATGGCAACGGAAAAATCGAGAAGCTGGAAGTGGTGAACGTCAAGACCCAACAGGCTTCCTTCGTCCCGGTTGATGGAGTTTTCATCTATGTGGGCATCCTGCCTAACAACGAACTGCTGGAATCCATGCTGGAACAGGACAGCGGAGGCTTTTTGCTCACTGACGACCACATGCACACCAACGTTCCCGGCATTTATGCAGCGGGGGATATCCGCAGTACCGTTCTGCGCCAGGTGGTCACCGCCACCAGCGACGGCGCTGTGGCAGCCTGGAGCGCGGAAAAGTGGATCATTGAAAACTTCGATCACGTCGAAGGACTGGGAGAAGCTCCAAGTGCTGACAAATAAAGAGATCCGCCAGACCTTCATCGACTTTTTCCTCGAGCGCGGACACATCTTTGTGCCCTCCTCGCCGGTGGTGCCGGAAGACGATCCCACCCTGCTTTTTGCCAACGCAGGCATGAATCAGTTCAAAAATGTCTTCCTCGGCTTGAAGGAAGCGGAAACGAAGCGTGCCGTGAACAGCCAGAAGTGCATCCGCGCCGGAGGCAAGCACAACGACCTTGAGGAAGTGGGCAGGGACGGCTATCACCACACCTTTTTTGAAATGCTGGGCAACTGGTCTTTCGGCGACTATTACAAAAAAGAGGCCATCCTCTGGGCTTGGGAACTGCTTACCGAAGTCTGGAAGCTGCCCAAGGACAAGCTTTACGCCACCGTGCACGACTCTGACCAGGAGGCCTTCGAGATATGGAAATCTATCACCGATATCGATCCAGCCCACATTTCCTACCAGGGCGACAAGGACAATTTCTGGGAAATGGGGGATACCGGCCCCTGCGGACCCTGCAGCGAAATCCACATTAACCGCGGTCCGGACCACTGTTCCCGTCAGGGCGAGGAAGGCCACATTTGTGAAATCTGTGGTGACTGTGGCCGCTACATAGAGCTCTGGAACCTCGTTTTCATCCAGTACAACCGCGAGGCGGACCGCTCACTCACCCCGCTCAAAGACAGGTTTGTGGATACCGGAGCTGGTTTCGAGCGCCTTGTGCAGGTGCTGCAGGGAAAGGACAGCAATTACGAGACCGACCTCTTCCTACCAATCATAGAGCGCGTGGCAGAGCTCAGCGGAGTGCCCTACACACCTGAAACCGGCACATCACATCGCGTGATCGCAGACCATGTTCGCTGCCTCTGCTTCGCCCTTGCCGACGGCGGTTTCCCCTCCAACGAGGGCCGGGGCTACGTTCTGCGCCGAATCCTCAGAAGGGCAGCCCGGCATGGGCGCCTGCTGGGTTTTGCCGAAGCCTTCATGTTCCATCTGGTGGATACCGTAATTTCCATCATGGGCCACCATTTTCCCGAGCTGGCGGGCAAGGAAGCCTATATCCGCATGGTGATCAAGGCCGAGGAAGAACGTTTCACCGCAGCCCTGGACAAGGGTTTGGAGCATCTCGACCAGATTTGCGTCAAACTCGAAGGTGACCTCATCTCCGGCAAAGACGCCTTCATGCTTTACGACACTTACGGCTTTCCGCTTGACCTCACCCTGATCTTGGCTTCCGAAAAGAATCTCAGGGTTGACACCGACGGCTTCGAGGAAGAGATGGAAGCCCAGCGCGCCCGGGCCCGCAAGAGTTCCAAATTTGCCTTCGAGGCCAGTTCCGAGGACTGGATCGAACTGGAAGCTTCATCTCCGACAGTGTTTTTGGGATATGAGAAGAACAACGCCACCGCGCAAATCCAACGTTACAGAATAAGCGAAGACGGCCTGCTTCATTTGCAGTTGGACCGCAGCCCCTTTTACGCGGAATCCGGAGGACAGTTGGCTGACACAGGGCGCATCTTCAATTCCGGCTTTGAGATGCAGGTCAGCCAGGTGAGGAAGAATGACGATCACTTCATCCATAGTGGCACCCTCATCAGCGGGGCTATAAATAGCAATCCCGTCACAGCGGAGATCGATCTGCCCCGGCGCCAGGACATCATGCGCAACCACACAGCCACCCATTTGCTCCACAAGGCCTTGCGCACCGTTTTGGGCGAACACGTGCAGCAGAAAGGCTCGCTGGTTGGTCCTGACTATCTGCGTTTCGATTTCACCCACATGCAGGCCCTGACCCCAGTCGAGATCAATTCCATCGAAAGCATCGTCAATGCTGCTATCCGAGACAACCTCCCGGTTTCTGTGGAACTTAAAAACATCGCTGAAGCCCGCTCGGAAGGCGCCATCGCCCTGTTCGGTGAAAAATACTCTGAGCAGGTTCGCGTGGTGAGCGTATCGGACTATTCCAAAGAGCTTTGCGGCGGCACCCACGTTTCCGCCAGCGGTGAGATCGGGTTCTTCAAGATCGTTTCCGAAAGCTCCTCCGCCGCGGGGATAAGGCGCATCGAAGCCCTCACAGGACGCGCCGCCGAGCAGTTTGTTCTGGACCTTCAGCGCAAACTGGCCCAGTTGGCAGATAAGCTCCACGTTCCCGAAAAGATGCTGGAT
The sequence above is drawn from the Candidatus Cloacimonadota bacterium genome and encodes:
- a CDS encoding beta-ureidopropionase, with the translated sequence MNYRVSVLQYEPRLLDLSGNLKQLKQMLSGLETDLVVLPELCATGYVFTSLEEVASVGEEVPSGAAFGTFSALASENRFSIVYGFAERSGNIFYNSAALINPDGSYHIYRKTHLFDREKLFFTPGDTGLHVFPAKDGVQVGMMVCFDWTFPESARTLALKGAQIICHPTNLVLPWCQQAMTTRSLENRVFSITSNRTGDESNGGVSLHFTGQSQILGTKGEILTRMSMEETGVRTCEIDPELAFDKQVSPLNHAFSDRRPAFYDL
- the trxB gene encoding thioredoxin-disulfide reductase is translated as MYYDVMIIGGGPAGLSAAIYAARGGLKTGLFEKGIIGGQINVTDEVENYPGFPEPISGFELTDKMRQQAERFQAHIIDEEVTAIGLEGLCKIVETQENKYRAKALIVCTGAHPRLLNVPGEERFTGRGVSYCATCDGALYRNKVVAVVGGGDSAIEEGLFLTRFASKVIVIHRRDELRAQKILQERAFKNPKIEFIWDSVVREIHGNGKIEKLEVVNVKTQQASFVPVDGVFIYVGILPNNELLESMLEQDSGGFLLTDDHMHTNVPGIYAAGDIRSTVLRQVVTATSDGAVAAWSAEKWIIENFDHVEGLGEAPSADK
- the alaS gene encoding alanine--tRNA ligase, yielding MLTNKEIRQTFIDFFLERGHIFVPSSPVVPEDDPTLLFANAGMNQFKNVFLGLKEAETKRAVNSQKCIRAGGKHNDLEEVGRDGYHHTFFEMLGNWSFGDYYKKEAILWAWELLTEVWKLPKDKLYATVHDSDQEAFEIWKSITDIDPAHISYQGDKDNFWEMGDTGPCGPCSEIHINRGPDHCSRQGEEGHICEICGDCGRYIELWNLVFIQYNREADRSLTPLKDRFVDTGAGFERLVQVLQGKDSNYETDLFLPIIERVAELSGVPYTPETGTSHRVIADHVRCLCFALADGGFPSNEGRGYVLRRILRRAARHGRLLGFAEAFMFHLVDTVISIMGHHFPELAGKEAYIRMVIKAEEERFTAALDKGLEHLDQICVKLEGDLISGKDAFMLYDTYGFPLDLTLILASEKNLRVDTDGFEEEMEAQRARARKSSKFAFEASSEDWIELEASSPTVFLGYEKNNATAQIQRYRISEDGLLHLQLDRSPFYAESGGQLADTGRIFNSGFEMQVSQVRKNDDHFIHSGTLISGAINSNPVTAEIDLPRRQDIMRNHTATHLLHKALRTVLGEHVQQKGSLVGPDYLRFDFTHMQALTPVEINSIESIVNAAIRDNLPVSVELKNIAEARSEGAIALFGEKYSEQVRVVSVSDYSKELCGGTHVSASGEIGFFKIVSESSSAAGIRRIEALTGRAAEQFVLDLQRKLAQLADKLHVPEKMLDSKIEALQNRVQELEQLLKQLDAQKADAEAAELIRGIKDLGDFKLLSQKIDADAAKLRELGDSLKDRAPDAISLLFATAREKVTILCVVGEKLRPKFHAGNIVKAVSAKLEGKGGGRPDSAMGGGNRPDLLDEMIKDLPQIIGSLSQ